One region of Mycobacterium riyadhense genomic DNA includes:
- a CDS encoding (2Z,6E)-farnesyl diphosphate synthase: MEVIPRRLKEPLYRLYELRLRQGLAASKSELPRHIAVLCDGNRRWARDAGYDDVSYGYRMGAVKIAEMLRWCQEAGIEMTTVYLLSMENLQRDPDELAGLIEIITDVVEEICAPANRWSVRTVGDLGLLGEEPARRLRYAVDSTPEIAPFHVNVAVGYGGRREIVDAVRALLSKELVNGATAEDLIEAVTVEGISENLYTSGQPDPDLVIRTSGEQRLSGFLLWQSAYSEMWFTEAHWPAFRRVDFLRALRDYSQRHRRYGT, translated from the coding sequence GTGGAGGTCATCCCGCGGCGGCTCAAGGAACCCTTGTATCGGCTGTACGAGCTGCGCCTGCGCCAGGGTCTGGCCGCCTCGAAATCCGAACTGCCTCGGCACATTGCGGTCCTGTGCGACGGCAATCGGCGGTGGGCGCGCGATGCGGGATATGACGACGTCAGCTACGGCTACCGAATGGGTGCGGTCAAGATTGCCGAGATGCTGCGCTGGTGCCAAGAGGCCGGCATCGAAATGACCACCGTCTACCTGCTGTCCATGGAAAACCTGCAACGCGATCCCGACGAGCTGGCCGGATTGATCGAGATCATTACCGATGTCGTCGAGGAGATCTGCGCACCGGCCAACCGCTGGAGTGTGCGTACCGTCGGCGATCTTGGGTTGCTTGGTGAGGAACCGGCCCGTCGGCTGCGATATGCGGTGGATTCCACCCCGGAAATTGCGCCGTTCCATGTCAACGTCGCGGTGGGCTATGGCGGTCGCCGTGAGATCGTCGACGCGGTGCGCGCATTGTTGAGCAAGGAACTCGTCAACGGCGCCACCGCCGAAGATCTCATCGAAGCGGTGACTGTGGAGGGTATCTCCGAAAACCTTTACACCTCAGGGCAGCCCGACCCGGATCTGGTGATCCGCACGTCGGGCGAGCAACGTCTGTCCGGATTTTTGCTGTGGCAGAGCGCGTACTCGGAGATGTGGTTCACCGAAGCGCACTGGCCCGCATTCCGCCGGGTCGATTTCCTGCGCGCGCTGCGTGACTACAGCCAACGGCATCGCCGATACGGCACGTGA
- the trhA gene encoding PAQR family membrane homeostasis protein TrhA encodes MSSQTSTLTSAEPESHGFSPSDAAHQVVEGVARVLAKPRFRGWIHVYSAGAAVFAGASLVAVSWAVGSTEAGLATLAYTAATILMFTVSATYHRVNWKSATARKWMKRADHSMIFVFIAGSYTPFALLALPGHDGHLVLSIVWGGALGGILLKMCWPSAPRWVGVPLYLLLGWVAVWYTTTILHNAGVAAMVLLFVGGALYSIGGILYGLRWPDPWPTTFGFHEFFHACTAIAAICHYIAMWFVVF; translated from the coding sequence ATGAGCAGCCAGACCAGCACGCTCACCAGTGCCGAGCCCGAATCGCACGGGTTTTCGCCATCCGATGCTGCCCACCAGGTCGTCGAGGGTGTCGCCCGCGTTCTAGCCAAGCCGCGCTTCCGCGGGTGGATTCACGTCTATTCCGCCGGCGCCGCCGTCTTCGCGGGCGCGTCATTGGTCGCCGTGTCGTGGGCAGTGGGCTCCACCGAGGCCGGACTGGCGACGCTGGCCTACACCGCGGCCACGATCCTGATGTTCACCGTGAGCGCCACCTACCACCGCGTCAACTGGAAATCCGCGACCGCCCGGAAATGGATGAAGCGGGCGGATCATTCCATGATCTTCGTGTTCATCGCCGGCAGTTACACACCGTTCGCGCTGCTGGCCCTGCCCGGCCACGACGGGCACCTGGTGTTGTCGATCGTTTGGGGCGGCGCGCTCGGCGGGATCCTGCTGAAGATGTGCTGGCCGTCGGCGCCGCGGTGGGTGGGCGTGCCGTTGTATCTACTGCTGGGATGGGTGGCGGTCTGGTACACGACGACGATCCTGCACAACGCGGGGGTGGCCGCGATGGTGCTGCTGTTCGTCGGTGGCGCCCTGTACAGCATCGGCGGCATCCTTTACGGATTGCGCTGGCCGGACCCATGGCCGACGACGTTCGGCTTCCACGAGTTCTTCCACGCCTGCACCGCGATCGCGGCGATCTGCCACTACATCGCCATGTGGTTCGTAGTCTTCTGA
- a CDS encoding thioredoxin domain-containing protein translates to MSPTDSSGTNTLARATSPYLRQHADNPVHWQQWTPQALADAAARDVPILLSVGYAACHWCHVMAHESFEDDEVAAAMNADFVCIKVDREERPDIDAVYMNATVALTGQGGWPMTCFLTPDGRPFYCGTYYPKEGFLQLLSAVSETWQRRRGEVEEASDHIAGELRSMVSGLPGGGPEVTSELCDQAVAVVLRDEDTADGGFGAAPKFPPSALLEALLRNYERTGSSAALQAVSRIGSAMARGGIYDQLAGGFARYSVDKAWVVPHFEKMLYDNALLLRAYAHWARRTGDRLARRVTAQTARFLLDDLADADMFTSSLDADADGREGSTYVWTPGQLTEVLGDNDGRWAAEVFGVSRAGTFEHGTSVLQLRADPDDVGRLERVRRELLAARCTRIQPGRDDKVVTAWNGLAITGLAEASVALQAPELAEVARRCATALLDLHVVDGRLRRASLGGVVGESAAILEDHAALATGLLALYQLDAKEAWLRAATDLLDAALRHFGDPQRPGGWFDTADDAEQLMLRPGDPLDGATPSGASSFAEALLTAAHLVDGVRAERYLQAAAYTLRAHSMLLARVPRSAGHWLAVAEAAARGPLQIAVACDPSRSRLLADARRLAPGGAIVVGGEVDSSALLAGRDRVDGADAAYVCRGRTCDLPVTSAIELAAALGVPG, encoded by the coding sequence ATGAGCCCGACTGATTCGTCCGGAACCAACACGCTCGCGCGGGCCACCAGCCCGTATTTGCGCCAGCATGCCGACAACCCGGTGCACTGGCAGCAGTGGACGCCGCAGGCGCTTGCCGACGCGGCCGCGCGCGATGTGCCGATCCTGCTGTCCGTCGGCTACGCCGCATGCCACTGGTGTCACGTCATGGCCCACGAATCGTTTGAAGACGACGAGGTGGCCGCCGCGATGAACGCCGACTTCGTCTGCATCAAAGTGGACCGCGAAGAACGGCCGGACATTGACGCGGTCTACATGAACGCCACCGTCGCGCTCACCGGGCAAGGCGGTTGGCCGATGACATGCTTCCTCACCCCCGACGGCAGGCCGTTCTATTGCGGCACGTATTACCCGAAAGAAGGCTTCCTGCAATTGCTTTCAGCAGTGTCGGAGACTTGGCAACGACGCCGCGGTGAGGTCGAGGAGGCATCGGACCACATCGCCGGAGAGCTGCGCTCGATGGTTTCGGGCCTACCCGGTGGTGGCCCGGAGGTGACGTCGGAGCTCTGCGATCAGGCCGTCGCGGTAGTGCTGCGCGACGAGGACACCGCTGACGGCGGCTTCGGCGCCGCACCCAAGTTCCCGCCGTCAGCGCTGCTGGAGGCGCTGTTGCGCAACTATGAGCGCACCGGGTCATCGGCTGCCCTGCAGGCCGTGTCACGTATCGGCAGTGCGATGGCACGCGGCGGCATCTACGACCAACTTGCTGGCGGCTTCGCCCGGTATAGCGTCGACAAGGCTTGGGTGGTACCGCATTTCGAGAAGATGCTGTACGACAACGCGCTGTTGCTGCGCGCCTATGCGCACTGGGCCCGACGGACCGGGGATCGATTGGCACGTCGGGTCACCGCGCAGACCGCGCGGTTTCTGCTTGACGATTTGGCCGACGCCGACATGTTCACCTCGTCGCTGGACGCCGACGCCGACGGCCGCGAAGGTTCGACCTATGTGTGGACGCCGGGGCAGTTGACCGAGGTGCTCGGCGATAACGACGGTCGTTGGGCGGCAGAGGTTTTCGGGGTCAGTCGGGCCGGCACCTTCGAACACGGGACGTCGGTGCTGCAGTTGCGAGCCGATCCCGATGACGTGGGCCGTCTGGAACGGGTCCGCCGCGAGTTGCTCGCGGCCCGCTGCACCCGGATCCAGCCCGGACGCGACGACAAGGTTGTCACGGCCTGGAACGGTCTAGCAATCACTGGGCTGGCAGAGGCCAGCGTGGCGTTGCAAGCCCCCGAGTTGGCCGAAGTCGCGCGGCGATGCGCGACGGCGCTGCTGGACTTGCATGTCGTCGACGGCAGGCTGCGGCGCGCGAGCCTCGGCGGGGTCGTCGGCGAGAGCGCGGCCATCCTGGAGGACCATGCGGCGCTGGCCACCGGGTTGTTGGCGCTTTATCAGCTGGACGCCAAGGAAGCCTGGCTTCGTGCGGCCACCGACTTGCTCGACGCCGCGCTGCGGCACTTCGGCGATCCGCAACGCCCCGGCGGCTGGTTCGACACCGCCGACGACGCCGAACAGTTGATGCTCCGGCCCGGCGACCCGCTGGATGGCGCGACGCCGTCGGGAGCGTCGTCGTTCGCCGAGGCCCTGCTGACGGCTGCACACCTCGTCGACGGCGTTCGTGCGGAGCGCTACCTGCAGGCGGCGGCCTACACGCTGCGCGCGCATTCCATGCTCCTGGCCCGCGTGCCGCGCTCGGCCGGACATTGGCTGGCGGTAGCCGAAGCCGCGGCGCGCGGACCGCTGCAAATCGCCGTCGCCTGCGACCCGTCGCGGTCGCGCCTGCTGGCCGACGCGCGCCGGTTGGCGCCCGGCGGCGCGATCGTCGTTGGTGGCGAGGTGGACTCGTCGGCGCTGCTGGCCGGCCGGGACCGCGTGGATGGGGCCGACGCCGCCTACGTGTGCCGTGGTCGGACCTGCGATCTGCCGGTCACTAGCGCGATCGAACTGGCGGCGGCCCTGGGCGTGCCCGGATAG
- the mca gene encoding mycothiol conjugate amidase Mca produces the protein MSELRLMAVHAHPDDESSKGAATLARYADEGNRVLVVTLTGGERGEILNPAMDLPDVHGHIHEIRRDEMAKAAEILGVEHTWLGFVDSGLPKGDPPPPLPEGCFALEPLEVPTEALVRVVREFRPHVMVTYDEHGGYPHPDHIRCHEVSVGAYEAAGDYRLYPDAGEPWAVSKLYYVHGFLRERMQMLQDEFIRRGQEGPFGKWLEHWLPEHDPYASRVTTRVECAAYFGQRDDALRAHVTQIDPNAEFFAAPLEWQEELWPTEEFELARSRVPIKLPETELFAGIEPDR, from the coding sequence GTGAGCGAACTGCGGTTGATGGCGGTGCATGCCCACCCCGACGACGAGTCCAGCAAGGGCGCCGCCACCCTGGCCCGCTATGCCGACGAGGGCAATCGGGTGCTGGTGGTGACGTTGACCGGGGGCGAGCGCGGCGAAATTCTCAACCCCGCGATGGACCTGCCCGACGTGCACGGCCACATCCACGAAATCCGCCGCGACGAGATGGCGAAGGCCGCCGAGATCCTCGGTGTCGAGCACACCTGGCTGGGCTTCGTGGACTCCGGCCTGCCCAAGGGTGACCCACCGCCGCCGCTGCCCGAGGGCTGCTTCGCGCTCGAGCCCCTAGAGGTGCCCACCGAGGCCCTGGTCCGCGTGGTCCGCGAGTTTCGACCGCACGTCATGGTCACTTACGACGAGCACGGTGGTTACCCGCATCCCGACCACATTCGCTGCCATGAGGTCTCCGTCGGCGCCTACGAGGCGGCCGGTGACTACCGCCTGTACCCGGATGCCGGCGAGCCGTGGGCGGTGTCCAAGCTGTACTACGTCCACGGCTTCCTGCGGGAACGGATGCAGATGCTGCAGGACGAGTTCATCAGGCGCGGCCAGGAAGGCCCGTTCGGGAAGTGGCTGGAGCACTGGCTGCCCGAGCACGACCCCTATGCCTCGCGGGTGACGACGCGCGTGGAGTGCGCGGCGTACTTCGGACAACGCGATGATGCGCTGCGCGCGCACGTCACCCAGATCGACCCGAATGCCGAGTTCTTCGCCGCTCCGCTGGAATGGCAGGAGGAGCTCTGGCCGACCGAGGAGTTCGAGCTGGCTCGTTCGCGCGTCCCCATCAAATTGCCCGAAACCGAGCTGTTCGCCGGGATCGAGCCGGACCGGTGA
- a CDS encoding DUF4307 domain-containing protein, with product MTQPPIPRYGRARLSRRGRRRVVIGLAVLAVASGVAIAVIGYHRIGTSPVTGTLAGYQLIDDETASVTISVTRADPSRPVHCIVRVRSKDGSETGRRELLVPPSNQTTVQVTTTVKSSQPPVMADVYGCGTDVPAYLRSS from the coding sequence GTGACTCAACCTCCCATCCCGCGCTACGGCAGGGCGCGACTGTCCCGAAGGGGGCGCCGTCGCGTCGTCATCGGCCTCGCGGTGTTGGCCGTCGCGTCTGGTGTCGCCATCGCCGTCATCGGCTATCACCGGATCGGCACCAGCCCCGTCACCGGCACGCTGGCCGGTTATCAACTGATCGACGACGAGACCGCATCGGTGACGATCAGCGTGACGCGCGCCGACCCGTCGCGACCGGTGCACTGCATCGTGCGGGTTCGGTCCAAGGACGGCAGCGAGACAGGCCGACGGGAGCTGTTGGTTCCGCCGTCCAACCAGACGACGGTGCAAGTGACGACAACGGTGAAATCCTCCCAACCGCCGGTAATGGCGGACGTATATGGCTGTGGCACCGACGTGCCCGCCTACCTGCGTTCGTCCTGA
- the greA gene encoding transcription elongation factor GreA — protein MTDTQVTWLTQESHDRLKAELDQLIANRPVIAAEINDRREEGDLRENGGYHAAREEQGQQEARIRQLQDLLNNAKVGEAPKQSGVALPGSVVKVYYNGDKTDTETFLIATRQEGVNDGKLEVYSPNSPLGGALIDAKVGETRSYTVPSGKTVQVTLVSAEPYHS, from the coding sequence ATGACGGACACTCAGGTGACCTGGTTGACCCAGGAGTCACATGACCGACTCAAGGCCGAGCTCGACCAATTGATCGCCAATCGTCCGGTCATCGCCGCCGAAATTAATGACCGCCGCGAGGAGGGCGACCTCCGCGAGAACGGCGGATACCACGCCGCCCGCGAGGAGCAAGGCCAGCAGGAGGCTCGCATCCGCCAGCTGCAGGATCTGCTCAACAACGCCAAGGTCGGCGAAGCGCCCAAGCAGTCTGGCGTCGCACTGCCTGGTTCGGTGGTCAAGGTCTACTACAACGGCGACAAGACCGACACCGAGACCTTCCTCATCGCCACCCGCCAGGAGGGCGTCAACGACGGCAAGCTCGAGGTCTATTCGCCGAACTCGCCGCTAGGTGGCGCGCTGATCGACGCCAAGGTGGGCGAGACCCGCAGCTACACGGTGCCCAGCGGCAAGACCGTGCAGGTCACGCTGGTCAGCGCTGAGCCGTACCACTCCTGA
- a CDS encoding cystathionine gamma-synthase, with translation MSASDRKGHHGISGLATKAIHAGYRPDPATGAVNAPIYTSSTFAQDGVGGLRGGFEYARTGNPTRAALEASLAAVEEGTFARAFSSGMAATDCALRAVLRPGDHVIIPNDAYGGTFRLIDKVFTRWGIEYTPVPLSDLDALRAAITPRTRLIWVETPTNPLLSIADIARIAQLGADSSAKVLVDNTFASPALQQPLTLGADVVLHSTTKYIGGHSDVVGGALITNDEELAEAFAFLQNGAGAVPGPFDAYLTMRGLKTLVLRMQRHSENAYAIAEFLAGQPSVSAVLYPGLPDHPGHHVAARQMRGFGGMVSVRMRGGRRAAEELCANTQVFILAESLGGVESLIEHPSAMTHASTAGSQLEVPDDLVRLSVGIEDVDDLLADLKQALA, from the coding sequence ATGAGCGCGTCAGACCGCAAGGGACACCACGGAATTTCCGGCCTGGCCACTAAGGCAATCCACGCGGGCTACCGCCCGGATCCGGCGACCGGCGCCGTCAACGCGCCGATCTACACCAGCAGCACGTTCGCCCAAGACGGGGTCGGCGGTCTGCGCGGCGGCTTCGAATACGCGCGCACCGGCAACCCCACCCGGGCCGCATTGGAAGCCTCGCTGGCCGCCGTCGAGGAGGGCACTTTCGCGCGAGCGTTCAGTTCCGGGATGGCGGCCACCGACTGCGCGCTGCGGGCCGTCTTACGACCCGGCGATCACGTGATCATTCCCAACGACGCTTACGGCGGCACGTTTCGGTTGATAGACAAGGTGTTCACCCGGTGGGGTATCGAGTACACGCCGGTGCCGCTTAGTGATCTGGACGCGCTGCGAGCCGCAATCACACCGCGTACCCGGCTGATTTGGGTGGAAACACCGACCAATCCGCTGCTGTCGATCGCCGACATTGCGCGCATTGCCCAACTGGGTGCCGATAGCTCGGCAAAGGTGTTGGTGGACAACACCTTTGCCTCGCCCGCCCTGCAGCAGCCGTTGACGCTCGGCGCCGATGTGGTGTTGCACTCGACCACCAAGTACATCGGTGGCCACTCCGATGTCGTCGGCGGCGCGCTGATTACCAACGACGAAGAGCTAGCCGAGGCTTTCGCGTTCCTGCAGAACGGGGCCGGTGCGGTGCCCGGCCCGTTCGACGCCTACCTGACCATGCGAGGCCTGAAGACGTTGGTGCTGCGGATGCAGCGGCACAGCGAAAACGCTTATGCCATAGCGGAATTCCTGGCTGGGCAGCCATCGGTGAGCGCAGTGCTGTATCCGGGTCTGCCCGATCACCCTGGGCACCATGTCGCGGCGCGCCAGATGCGCGGCTTCGGCGGCATGGTCTCAGTGCGGATGCGAGGAGGGCGGCGCGCGGCCGAGGAGCTGTGTGCCAACACGCAGGTTTTTATCTTGGCTGAGTCGCTAGGTGGGGTCGAGTCGCTGATTGAACATCCCAGCGCCATGACGCACGCGTCGACAGCCGGGTCCCAATTGGAGGTGCCCGATGACCTGGTGCGGCTTTCGGTCGGTATCGAGGATGTCGATGACCTGCTCGCCGACCTCAAGCAGGCGCTCGCCTAG